The segment GGGGCCCACTGGACCTTCCTCTCGGATCCGGAGCGGACGGTGCAGCAGGATCTCGACATCGCCGAGTACACCGATCCGGTGCGCAATCCGATGATCCCGCACGCGGTGCTGCTCGAGCCGGGACTGCGGCTCTTCCGCATCTACAACGGCTACTGGTATTTCGGCAGGCCCTCGCGGGACGAGCTGTGGCGGGACTTCCGCGAGATGGGCAGGCGCTACCGCAGCGACTGGGATCCCACCGCACCGGAGCTCCGCGCCGCCTGGCAGCGCGGCGAGAAGGAGCGCTTCTTCCCGTACAAGCGGAAGCGGGGCACGTGACGGACGGCGGGTGAAGTACCCGCCCGGTCGGTGCAGCGCTTCGGGTGCGCCCTGGTCCATGGCTGCCTGCGGGGGCGACGCGCAGATTTGCGGCATGAGTCTCTTCG is part of the Vulgatibacter sp. genome and harbors:
- a CDS encoding redoxin domain-containing protein, yielding MRAGIEPGATFPDYQLADQDGKQRRLSELQGQDPMLLLLARGGYCPKEMLFHREMVAWHPQLVVGYVQIVTLSTEPVFQSAEWRRALGAHWTFLSDPERTVQQDLDIAEYTDPVRNPMIPHAVLLEPGLRLFRIYNGYWYFGRPSRDELWRDFREMGRRYRSDWDPTAPELRAAWQRGEKERFFPYKRKRGT